The Collimonas sp. PA-H2 genome contains a region encoding:
- a CDS encoding GspE/PulE family protein: MNSAAPKTLDLQQIFTWLLNDGTVDKNEVKAFYTQAQGIFRNAAIAIHPLSAVAQCKRQSALPPHRVLTLEWLTEWLARQVHMPFYRIDPLKIDFAKVADVMSASYATRFNILPVELSATDLVIATAEPFRTEWQAEISKITRRNIRLVIANPLDITQYITQFFTLAKSIKSAHKSGGQDLALRNNFEQLVELGKTNKQVDANDQHIVNIVDWLWQYAFEQRASDIHMEPKRDFSAIRFRIDGVLHQVYQVPAVVMIAMTARIKLLGRMDVIEKRRPQDGRIKTRTAGGQEIELRLSTLPTAFGEKLVMRIFDPDVVVKTLPELGFPSDDALRWDVLTKRAHGIILVTGPTGSGKTTTLYTTLKALATSEVNVCSVEDPIEMVEASFNQMQVNHGIDLTFADGVRALMRQDPDIIMVGEIRDLETAEMAIQAALTGHLVLSTLHTNDAPSAVMRLLELGVPYYLLETTLIGIMAQRLVRTLCTHCKSADGQVADEVWATLVENWNLPKPAAVYHPVGCPECRQTGYRGRTGLYELLTITQPFSKMIQAETDIHALKKQSIADGMKPLRLAGALKVLEGVTTVEEVLKVTSALT; this comes from the coding sequence ATGAACAGTGCAGCGCCCAAAACACTCGACCTGCAACAGATCTTTACCTGGCTGCTGAATGACGGCACGGTCGACAAGAATGAAGTAAAGGCTTTCTACACCCAGGCCCAGGGGATATTCCGCAACGCCGCGATCGCGATCCATCCGCTTAGCGCCGTCGCCCAATGCAAGCGGCAGTCGGCGTTGCCGCCGCACCGGGTCCTGACGCTGGAATGGCTGACCGAATGGCTGGCGCGCCAGGTCCACATGCCGTTCTATCGGATCGACCCGCTCAAGATCGACTTCGCCAAGGTCGCCGACGTCATGTCGGCCAGCTACGCCACCCGCTTCAACATCTTGCCGGTCGAGCTGAGCGCGACCGACCTGGTGATCGCCACCGCCGAGCCGTTCCGCACCGAATGGCAAGCGGAAATCTCCAAGATCACGCGCCGTAACATCCGCCTGGTGATTGCCAATCCGCTCGACATCACGCAATACATCACACAGTTCTTCACGCTGGCGAAATCGATCAAGAGCGCGCATAAATCGGGCGGCCAGGACCTGGCGCTGAGGAATAATTTCGAGCAGTTGGTGGAGCTTGGCAAAACCAACAAGCAGGTCGACGCCAACGACCAGCACATCGTCAACATCGTCGACTGGTTGTGGCAATACGCGTTTGAACAGCGCGCCTCGGATATCCATATGGAACCGAAGCGCGATTTCAGCGCGATCCGCTTCCGCATCGACGGCGTGCTGCACCAGGTGTACCAGGTGCCGGCGGTGGTCATGATCGCCATGACCGCGCGCATCAAGCTGCTGGGACGGATGGACGTGATCGAAAAGCGCCGGCCGCAGGATGGCCGCATCAAGACCCGCACCGCCGGCGGCCAGGAAATCGAGCTGCGCCTGTCAACCTTGCCGACCGCTTTCGGCGAAAAGCTGGTGATGCGGATTTTCGATCCGGACGTGGTGGTCAAGACCTTGCCCGAACTCGGCTTTCCAAGCGACGATGCACTGCGCTGGGATGTGCTGACCAAGCGCGCGCACGGCATCATCCTGGTGACCGGCCCGACCGGCTCCGGCAAGACCACCACTTTATATACCACGCTGAAGGCGCTGGCGACTTCCGAAGTGAATGTCTGCTCGGTCGAAGATCCGATCGAAATGGTGGAAGCATCGTTCAACCAGATGCAGGTGAACCATGGCATCGACCTGACCTTCGCCGACGGCGTGCGGGCCTTGATGCGGCAGGACCCGGACATCATCATGGTGGGTGAAATCCGCGACCTGGAAACCGCGGAAATGGCGATCCAGGCAGCCCTCACCGGTCATCTGGTGCTCTCCACGCTGCACACCAACGATGCGCCGTCCGCCGTCATGCGTCTGCTGGAACTGGGCGTGCCTTACTATCTGCTGGAAACCACGCTGATCGGCATCATGGCGCAGCGCCTGGTGCGCACGCTATGCACGCATTGCAAGAGCGCCGACGGCCAGGTCGCCGACGAAGTCTGGGCGACGCTGGTGGAGAACTGGAACCTGCCCAAGCCGGCCGCGGTATACCATCCGGTCGGCTGCCCCGAATGCCGCCAGACCGGCTACCGCGGACGCACCGGCCTGTACGAACTGCTGACCATCACCCAGCCTTTCTCAAAAATGATCCAGGCCGAAACCGACATCCATGCACTGAAAAAGCAAAGCATCGCCGACGGCATGAAACCTTTGCGACTTGCTGGTGCACTGAAAGTCCTGGAAGGCGTCACCACCGTCGAAGAAGTCTTGAAAGTCACTTCCGCGCTGACCTGA
- a CDS encoding SDR family oxidoreductase: MSKPVMIVTGGGRGIGAATALLAAARGYAVCVNYVHSRSAAESVVAAIRGSGGEALAVAGDVAVEADVMALFQTVDGQLGKVTALVNNAGILERQMRVEEMDVARLQRVLNTNVIGSFLCAREAVRRMSTRFGGQGGAIVNLSSMAAKLGGPGEYVDYAASKGAIDAMTIGLAKEVADQGIRVNAVRPGVIYTEIHASGGEPGRVERVKDSVPMRRGGSADEVARAVLWLLSEEASYCTGTFIDVSGGR, translated from the coding sequence ATGTCGAAACCAGTCATGATCGTTACCGGCGGCGGCCGCGGCATCGGCGCCGCCACCGCGTTATTGGCCGCTGCGCGCGGCTATGCTGTTTGCGTCAACTATGTCCACAGCCGCAGCGCTGCCGAGTCGGTGGTGGCGGCTATCCGCGGCAGCGGCGGCGAAGCGCTGGCGGTGGCCGGCGATGTCGCCGTCGAAGCCGATGTCATGGCCCTGTTCCAGACCGTCGACGGTCAGCTGGGCAAAGTGACGGCGCTGGTCAACAACGCCGGCATTCTGGAGCGCCAGATGCGCGTGGAAGAAATGGACGTGGCGCGTTTGCAGCGGGTGCTGAACACCAATGTCATCGGCAGTTTCCTGTGCGCGCGCGAAGCGGTGCGGCGTATGTCGACCCGCTTCGGCGGCCAGGGCGGCGCCATCGTCAATCTGTCGTCGATGGCGGCCAAGCTGGGCGGTCCGGGTGAATATGTCGATTACGCCGCCTCCAAGGGTGCGATCGACGCCATGACCATTGGCCTGGCGAAGGAAGTGGCCGACCAGGGCATCCGCGTCAACGCCGTCCGTCCCGGCGTCATTTACACTGAGATACATGCCAGCGGCGGCGAGCCGGGCCGGGTCGAGCGGGTCAAAGACAGCGTGCCGATGCGGCGCGGCGGCAGCGCCGACGAGGTGGCGCGCGCAGTGCTGTGGCTGTTATCGGAGGAAGCGTCGTATTGCACCGGGACCTTTATTGACGTCTCCGGCGGCCGCTGA
- a CDS encoding substrate-binding domain-containing protein — MFLNRANAKIAKAMAFKNNWDGPTSGPKIAAQKKLIVVIASNLKNNSVLRVSKGVQEAAAVAGWEVFVIDCWGVDSKHAEAFSRALALKPNGIVLAGIDANEQPKEMNAANAQNVPVVGWHASTRVGPSDGLFSNVTADPKEEALIASLLGVVDSNGKAGVVVFTDPASLYSQAKSNEVVAVIKQCRTCSLLSVEALPITTSPDKMPALLAALQQRFGKKWTHIIGVNDSYLDLLTTPAAMTLLSNGKIQTLSAGEGSESAYQRIRSKSLQIATVPEPFGQQGWQIIDELNRAFSGEKASAYTTPAYLVTEQNIAFHGGDKNTFEPNNGYRAEYKKIWGK; from the coding sequence TTGTTCTTGAATCGGGCCAACGCCAAAATCGCCAAGGCGATGGCTTTCAAGAACAACTGGGACGGCCCTACCAGCGGCCCCAAGATCGCAGCGCAAAAAAAACTCATCGTCGTCATCGCTTCCAATCTCAAGAACAATAGCGTCCTGCGCGTTTCCAAGGGAGTGCAGGAGGCCGCCGCGGTAGCCGGCTGGGAAGTCTTCGTGATCGATTGCTGGGGCGTCGACAGCAAGCACGCCGAAGCCTTCAGTCGCGCGCTGGCGCTGAAGCCCAACGGCATCGTGCTGGCCGGCATCGACGCCAACGAACAGCCGAAGGAGATGAACGCCGCCAATGCACAGAATGTCCCGGTGGTCGGCTGGCATGCCTCGACCCGGGTCGGCCCAAGCGACGGCCTGTTTTCCAACGTCACTGCCGATCCGAAAGAAGAAGCGCTGATCGCCAGCCTGCTGGGCGTGGTCGACTCCAACGGCAAGGCCGGCGTGGTGGTGTTCACCGATCCGGCCAGCCTGTATTCGCAGGCAAAATCGAATGAAGTGGTGGCGGTGATCAAGCAATGCCGCACTTGCAGCCTGCTTAGCGTCGAAGCCTTGCCTATCACTACCTCGCCCGACAAGATGCCGGCCTTGCTGGCGGCATTGCAGCAGCGTTTCGGCAAGAAATGGACACACATCATCGGCGTCAACGACAGCTATCTCGACCTGCTGACGACGCCGGCCGCGATGACCCTGCTATCCAACGGCAAGATCCAGACGCTGTCGGCCGGCGAAGGTTCTGAATCGGCCTATCAGCGGATCCGCAGCAAGAGCCTGCAGATCGCCACCGTGCCGGAGCCCTTCGGCCAGCAGGGATGGCAGATCATCGACGAACTGAACCGCGCGTTTTCAGGTGAAAAGGCCAGCGCCTACACCACGCCAGCCTATCTGGTGACGGAACAGAACATCGCTTTCCACGGCGGCGACAAGAACACTTTTGAGCCGAACAACGGCTACCGCGCCGAGTATAAAAAAATCTGGGGCAAATAA
- a CDS encoding helix-turn-helix domain-containing protein, with amino-acid sequence MADKMLEDAPPKVGDTLVRLRQADGLSLDALSKRAGVSKSMLSQIERNQANPTVAVVWRLANALGVPISLLVDGNQVVPASIETVASHATPSLRSRDGHCELRILGPIELAGQFEWYELSLQPGGCLDSEAHEPASREHLTVLSGTLEVQSGSNLSKIKVGETARYAADRPHYIKNVGKSTATALLVVIHNGP; translated from the coding sequence ATGGCAGATAAGATGCTGGAAGACGCGCCGCCAAAAGTCGGCGATACACTGGTCAGGCTGCGCCAGGCCGACGGTCTGTCGCTGGACGCCCTGTCCAAGCGCGCCGGCGTATCGAAGTCGATGCTGTCGCAAATCGAGCGCAACCAGGCCAATCCGACGGTCGCCGTGGTGTGGCGGCTGGCCAATGCGCTGGGTGTGCCTATCTCTTTGCTGGTGGATGGCAATCAGGTAGTACCGGCCTCGATTGAAACCGTGGCCAGCCACGCCACGCCATCGCTGCGTTCACGGGACGGCCATTGCGAGTTGCGCATCCTCGGCCCGATCGAGCTGGCCGGCCAGTTCGAGTGGTATGAACTGTCGCTGCAGCCGGGCGGTTGCCTCGATTCAGAAGCGCATGAGCCGGCTTCGCGCGAACACCTGACAGTCCTGTCCGGTACATTGGAAGTCCAGAGTGGCAGCAACCTGAGTAAAATCAAGGTTGGCGAAACGGCAAGATATGCCGCCGACCGCCCTCATTACATCAAGAATGTCGGCAAAAGCACCGCCACCGCCTTGCTGGTGGTGATCCATAACGGACCATAA
- a CDS encoding spermidine synthase, with protein sequence MLIKRKSIEADANRMEGPRKRAAVAKKDTPKPVRKPKFAPVTLSEQDGVRYLHFGTEWVQGAMRLRKPDWPELEYAQQMMAWMLFNPAPQHIVQLGLGTAALTKFSYRQFPEARVTAIELNPSVLAICASMFKLPPEDERLSVVEMDAMDFVLDPVNHDSIDALQVDLYDATARGPVLDTPEFYSACAACLKDGGIMTVNLFGDHPSYAKNLKAMRFAFDDVWCLPEVHEGNVIAIAFKQAPPADFSAWYERAAEITAATKLPAKSWVNGLKAWHSPQ encoded by the coding sequence ATGCTGATCAAACGCAAATCCATAGAAGCCGACGCCAACCGCATGGAAGGCCCGCGCAAGCGCGCCGCCGTTGCAAAAAAAGACACTCCCAAACCTGTCCGCAAACCGAAATTCGCCCCCGTCACCCTGTCGGAGCAGGACGGGGTGCGCTATCTGCACTTCGGCACTGAATGGGTGCAAGGCGCCATGCGGCTGCGCAAGCCGGACTGGCCGGAGCTGGAGTACGCCCAGCAAATGATGGCGTGGATGCTGTTCAATCCGGCGCCGCAGCACATTGTCCAGCTGGGTCTGGGCACTGCGGCGCTGACCAAGTTCAGCTACCGCCAGTTTCCTGAGGCGCGGGTTACCGCGATCGAGCTGAATCCTTCGGTGCTGGCGATCTGCGCTTCCATGTTCAAGCTGCCGCCGGAAGATGAGCGGCTGTCGGTGGTCGAGATGGACGCCATGGATTTCGTCCTCGACCCGGTGAACCACGACAGCATCGACGCCCTGCAGGTCGACCTCTACGACGCCACAGCGCGCGGACCGGTGCTGGACACGCCCGAGTTCTACAGCGCCTGCGCGGCTTGCCTGAAGGACGGCGGCATCATGACCGTCAACCTGTTCGGCGACCATCCGAGCTATGCCAAGAACCTGAAGGCCATGCGGTTCGCCTTCGACGACGTCTGGTGCCTGCCGGAAGTCCACGAGGGCAACGTCATCGCCATCGCATTCAAACAAGCGCCGCCAGCCGATTTCAGCGCCTGGTACGAACGCGCTGCGGAAATTACCGCAGCGACCAAGCTGCCCGCCAAATCCTGGGTCAACGGCCTCAAGGCTTGGCATTCGCCGCAATGA
- a CDS encoding glycine zipper 2TM domain-containing protein, which translates to MKNLIIVAALVALGGCAVTPNSANVYSSGQAQGEQSVRMAVVDSVRPVTIDKNRGGNGAGTLAGGALGAVAAGSTIGKGNGSLAAGVVGAVLGGIVGNQVENNLNQRPGLEITVRLSNGELRAITQDADERFNVGDRVRLLSSGGVTRVTH; encoded by the coding sequence ATGAAGAATCTGATTATTGTCGCCGCCTTGGTGGCATTGGGCGGTTGCGCCGTGACCCCGAACTCTGCAAACGTGTATAGCAGCGGCCAGGCGCAGGGCGAGCAATCGGTGCGCATGGCGGTAGTGGATTCAGTGCGTCCGGTGACCATCGACAAAAATCGCGGCGGCAACGGCGCCGGTACCCTGGCTGGCGGCGCGCTCGGCGCGGTTGCGGCCGGCTCGACCATCGGCAAGGGCAATGGCTCGCTGGCCGCCGGCGTCGTCGGCGCCGTGCTGGGCGGCATCGTCGGCAACCAGGTGGAAAACAATCTGAACCAGCGTCCAGGCCTGGAAATTACCGTGCGCCTGAGCAACGGCGAATTGCGTGCGATTACCCAGGATGCCGACGAGCGCTTTAACGTCGGCGACCGCGTTCGCCTGCTGTCTTCCGGCGGCGTCACCCGCGTTACGCATTAA
- a CDS encoding DNA-deoxyinosine glycosylase, which produces MNRKRSFPPVVDQQVHTLILGSLPGVQSLAHSQYYAHPQNRFWKLLAEVVGIDLPALPYAERLPVLLAHGIGLWDVVAEARRDGSLDSNIRDHAHNDLTGLIATLPQLHTIAFNGGTAARLGLKALGELASRYRIILLPSSSPAYTRPYAEKLAAWIVLQER; this is translated from the coding sequence ATGAATCGCAAGCGCAGCTTCCCACCGGTCGTCGATCAGCAAGTCCACACGCTGATCCTCGGCAGCCTGCCTGGCGTCCAGTCGCTGGCCCACAGCCAGTATTACGCCCATCCGCAAAACCGTTTCTGGAAACTGCTGGCGGAAGTCGTCGGCATCGATTTGCCGGCGCTGCCCTATGCCGAGCGGCTGCCGGTGCTGCTGGCGCATGGCATCGGCTTGTGGGACGTGGTCGCCGAAGCGCGCCGCGACGGCAGCCTGGACAGCAATATCCGCGATCACGCGCATAACGACCTGACCGGCCTGATCGCCACGCTGCCGCAATTGCACACTATCGCTTTCAACGGCGGCACCGCCGCCAGACTGGGATTGAAGGCATTGGGAGAACTGGCCAGCCGTTATCGCATCATCCTGCTGCCTTCCAGCAGCCCGGCCTATACCCGGCCTTACGCGGAAAAACTGGCGGCCTGGATCGTGCTGCAAGAGCGCTGA